TAGGCCAAGGCGATTTGATTACAAGAAATCCATTTTCGTTAGTTATAGAATGACCCAAATCATCAAAAACATCCAGATTCATCCCAGGTACTGGCATGCCAACAGTAGTGGGCTTTAATTTCATTCCAGGAAAAACAGATAGCATTGCACCGCCTATTTCAGTACCTCCTGACAAATTCATAATGGGGATTTTTTTATTACCAACTTTTTCAAATAACCACCACCAAGAATCTTCATCAAGTGGTTCACCAGTAGTCGGAATATTTTTAATTTTATCTAATGAATAAAGTCTTAAGGGTTCAACATTATTTTTTTTGAATAATCGTACAGCAGTAGGAGATATTCCAAAGATAGTCACATTATATTCTGATAGAATCTTCCAAATTCCATTTACATCAGGATAATCTAATGCACCATCATAAATTACGGCACTTGAACCAACAAGTAACAGACCATAAACATTCCAAACTAATCCTGTAATCCAGCCAATATCGGCAGGCCAAAATAAAACATCTTCTTGATTAGTGTCAATCAGATATGATGATTGATGACCAGCAAATACTGAAAACCCCCCATGAGTATGAATTACTCCCTTTGGATTTCCTGTTGTGCCTGAAGTATATAGTATGAATAATGGATCTTCAGAATTCATCGTATCAGTATCACATAACGTAGATTGTCTTAAAGTGAAATCTTCAAAATAAACTATGTTTTGTGAATTTTTATAATTATCAATTCCACCATATGGTACAACAATAATTTTTTCAACAAAGGTGTCTTTTATTGCAAGCTCAACTGGTTTTTGTTGGGAAATTCTTTTTCCTTTTCTATAATACCCATCTGAAACAAAAATAGCTTTTGCTTTACAATCCTTTAATCTCACATGTAACGAATCCGAACTATATCCAGAAAAAATCACAGTTTGAATAGCACCTATTTTTGCCGATGCAAGTATTGCCAATATTGCCTCTTCAATCATTGGCAAGTATATTGCAACGACATCTCCTTTTTTAATTCCAATGGACTTTAATGCATTTGCAAGTTTTGATACCTTAACATCCAGTTCGGAATAAGATATTTTTGATTTTGTTCCAGATTCAGAAACAAACCAATATGCAATTTTGTTTGGATTAATTTTTGCAAATTTTTCAACTGAAGATTTGTAAATGTTAGTCTTGCCATCAGCAAACCATTTAGACCAAGCAATTCCTTCAGAATCATCCAATATCTTAGTGTAGGGTACGTCCCAGATTATGCCAATATCTTTTTCAACTGATTGCCAATACCATTTCAAATCTTGTCTTGCTTTTTTAGACAATTCTTCAAATGATGAAATATTGTATTTTTGCATGAAACGATAGATATTTGATTCTTGGATTTGTTTTTCAGTTGGAGTAAATATAAAATCAGACAAGATCCTATTCTAACAACCACAATTAACGTAAAAAGATTTTTTCATTTAGAATATATCAATCCCCATACGTCTAGCACAAGCAATTGCTGCTTTTCCATCATTTTCTGCAATACCAGCTTTGAGAAATTTTTCATTCCAATTGGTTTTGGCATTCAGTGTGTTTTCATAATAATACTCCCTCAAAATCACAGCAATATGATTATCAAGTCTTTTTTTAGTAGATTCATCTATTTCTGCCAAAAGATTAGCAGAATCAGAATGAGCAAGAAGTTTGATAAATTCTACATCTTCAAGAGAAAAGTCAGTCATATTATACAATTTGTTTTTTTAATAAATTCAGGGTCAAAGTAGGATCTGCCTTACCCTTTGTCTTTTGCATCACTTTACCAACTAAATAATTAATTGTTTGAGGATTAGATTTTGCTTGTTCTACTGCTTGAGATTCCTCAGATATTACTTGTTGTATAATACTAAACAATTGTGATTCGTCAGATACATTTCCAAGATCTAAGTCAGATATTACTTGAGATAGATCATGCCCAGTTTTTACAATTTCATATAACGCAGTTTTTGCAGAATTTCTAGAAATTTTTCCAGACTGAATTGCATCTGCCAAATCATTCAAATGTTTTGGTAGAATCTTTGAGTCTTCACGTTTTTCTCTGGTGTCAACTAATCCCATAAGATCAGTTGTAATGAGGTTAGCAATTTCTTTTGCATTGGAATCATTATGAGATTTTTCAAATAGATCAGAATAAAATTTATCAGATGAGAGAACATCTGCTACTTGAACGGATATACCATACTTTGATACATAGCGTGCTTTTTTTGAGCTAATACTTTCTGGCATTTCAGATTTTAATTCGTTTAAAACATCAGGATCTATTGTAACCCAAGGAATATCCCCTTCTAGAAAATATCTGTAATCTAGTTCTTCTTCTTTTGAACGTGATGAGACAGTAATCTTTCTCTTATCATCCCAATGACGCGTTTCTTGAACTATAGGAATATTTCTAGAGTATAGGCTTTCCTGTCTTGTAATTTCAAAATGAACTGCTTTTTCTAGATCATGGAATGAACCAATATTTTTAATTTCAACTTTTTTACCACCTGCAATAGATACATTAGCATCAGCCCTCATTGCACCTTCTAAGCTTGGATCAGATACTCCTAAATTTTCCAATAGATCCGATAGAATATTTAGAAAATCCCTTACTTGTTTTGGATTTTCAAAATCAGGTTCGGTGACAATTTCAACTAATGGTGTCCCAGCACGATTATAGTCAACAAGAGTTATTTGATTTTTTGATGAATTGCCTTCATATATCAGTCTACCAGGATCTTCTTCTAACTGTATTCTTGTAATTCTAATTTTTTTATTTCCTACCATAATTGAACCAGTTCCACCAATACTTGTATCACCATAGATGTTTAGTTGTGTGATTTGGAAATTTTTTGGTAAATCTGGATAGAAGTAATTTTTTCTAAAAAATGCAATCTTTTCAGGTATAGAGCAGTTTAATGCCATTGCAATTAAAGTGGCTTTTTTAACTGCTTCTTGATTTAACCTAGGTAAACTACCAGGTAATCCCATACAGATGGGACATATGTTTTCATTGATTTGGAATTCTCTATAGTTTGCTTTACATGTACAAAATAATTTACTTTGTAAATTTGTCAATTGACAGTGAATCTCTAAACCAATCAAAGAGATACCTCCGGTAAAGTAACAGTACTCTCCAAAGCATAAGCTGCTTGTAGCAACATTTTATCATTATTAGAATCTGCCATTAATTGAATTCCTATTGGCAGTCCATTTGAGAAAGTAAATGGAATGGATATCGCAGGTTTCCCAGTTAGATTTGCGGCAACAGTATTAATGTCAACTAGAAACAATGAAACTGGATCATTAATTTTTTCACCTATCTTAAATGGGAGAATAGGCACAGTGGGAGATATCAATAAATCAAATTTCTTAAATGCATCATTAATCTCTCGTGTTAGTTTACTTTTTACCTTTAGTGCTTTAAGAAAATATTTTCCAGCTTGTCCGGATGATGGAACGAATCCACCAACAATCATACGTCTGATTACTTCAGGACCAAAATGTCTTCGGGCTTTAGAGATGTAAGAATTAAACTCATAGCCCTCTACAGGAAAATCATACCCATATCTTAAGTTATCATATCTTGCAAGATTGCTTCCAGCCTCAGTTGCAGTAATTGTATAATATGCAGCTACAGAATATTGCACCATGTCTAATGATATCTCTTCACAGGTAGCACCAAGACTCTCAAGTTTTTTTATGGCTTCTTTAGTTGCAGATAGAACTTCAGAATCTATCCCTTCGCTAATCATCTCTTTAATAATTCCAATTTTCTTTCCCTCTATTCCAGAATCAATTTCAGATAGATAGTCTTGATTGAAATTATCAATTGTAGTGTTATCATTTGGGTCAACTCCAGAAATCATGTTTAGAATAAATGCAGTGTCTTTAACTGTCCTTGTAAGAGGCCCTATTTGCTCTATACTGTTTGCATAAGAAATTAAACCAAATCTGCTAATCAACCCATAAGTTGGTTTGTATCCTACAGTAGAACAAAAACTTGCAGGATTTCTAACAGAACCTCCAGTATCAGAGCCAAGTGATGCAACACATTCAAAAGACGCTACAGAAACTGCACTTCCGCCAGAAGAACCACCAGGAACATAATCCTCATTCCATGGATTTTTACTTGGGCCAAATGCACTGAATTCAGTTGTCAATCCCATTGCAAATTCATCCATATTTACTTTGCCTACAAATATTGCATCCTGTTGTTTTAATTTTGTAATTACTGTAGCATCATATGGTGCAACAAAATTTTCAAGCATTTTTGATGCACATGTGGTTTTAGAATCTTTAATGCATAAATTATCTTTAATAGAAATTGGCATACCAAAACAATCTCCAATTTTGTCACCAGACTTGATTTTCTTATCAATTTCTCTGGCTTGATCAATGGATTGCTCATTTATGGATAAGAATGCATGTAGTTTGTCATCCACATTTTGAATTTGTTCTAGTGTTTTTGCAATAAAGTCCTCCACAGAAATATTTCCAGTTTTTACTTCTTGAACGAAGTCAAGAGCAGATATTTTTAGATTCATGAAGA
The window above is part of the Nitrosopumilus sp. genome. Proteins encoded here:
- a CDS encoding AMP-binding protein, whose protein sequence is MSDFIFTPTEKQIQESNIYRFMQKYNISSFEELSKKARQDLKWYWQSVEKDIGIIWDVPYTKILDDSEGIAWSKWFADGKTNIYKSSVEKFAKINPNKIAYWFVSESGTKSKISYSELDVKVSKLANALKSIGIKKGDVVAIYLPMIEEAILAILASAKIGAIQTVIFSGYSSDSLHVRLKDCKAKAIFVSDGYYRKGKRISQQKPVELAIKDTFVEKIIVVPYGGIDNYKNSQNIVYFEDFTLRQSTLCDTDTMNSEDPLFILYTSGTTGNPKGVIHTHGGFSVFAGHQSSYLIDTNQEDVLFWPADIGWITGLVWNVYGLLLVGSSAVIYDGALDYPDVNGIWKILSEYNVTIFGISPTAVRLFKKNNVEPLRLYSLDKIKNIPTTGEPLDEDSWWWLFEKVGNKKIPIMNLSGGTEIGGAMLSVFPGMKLKPTTVGMPVPGMNLDVFDDLGHSITNENGFLVIKSPWPSMTRGLLNANDRYLETYWSRFPNVWFHGDYVYIDNDNLWYMRGRTDDVINVSGHRMSTSEIEHAVISHKKITDAASIAIPDELTGDAIVVFFVSDNNEKNLESEVSEFIATKIGKIAKPKFVFQLSDLPKTRTGKIMRRLLKSKLLGHELGDLSSLENPEILDEIHELS
- the gatB gene encoding Asp-tRNA(Asn)/Glu-tRNA(Gln) amidotransferase subunit GatB, with the protein product MSLIGLEIHCQLTNLQSKLFCTCKANYREFQINENICPICMGLPGSLPRLNQEAVKKATLIAMALNCSIPEKIAFFRKNYFYPDLPKNFQITQLNIYGDTSIGGTGSIMVGNKKIRITRIQLEEDPGRLIYEGNSSKNQITLVDYNRAGTPLVEIVTEPDFENPKQVRDFLNILSDLLENLGVSDPSLEGAMRADANVSIAGGKKVEIKNIGSFHDLEKAVHFEITRQESLYSRNIPIVQETRHWDDKRKITVSSRSKEEELDYRYFLEGDIPWVTIDPDVLNELKSEMPESISSKKARYVSKYGISVQVADVLSSDKFYSDLFEKSHNDSNAKEIANLITTDLMGLVDTREKREDSKILPKHLNDLADAIQSGKISRNSAKTALYEIVKTGHDLSQVISDLDLGNVSDESQLFSIIQQVISEESQAVEQAKSNPQTINYLVGKVMQKTKGKADPTLTLNLLKKQIV
- the gatA gene encoding Asp-tRNA(Asn)/Glu-tRNA(Gln) amidotransferase subunit GatA, with the translated sequence MNLKISALDFVQEVKTGNISVEDFIAKTLEQIQNVDDKLHAFLSINEQSIDQAREIDKKIKSGDKIGDCFGMPISIKDNLCIKDSKTTCASKMLENFVAPYDATVITKLKQQDAIFVGKVNMDEFAMGLTTEFSAFGPSKNPWNEDYVPGGSSGGSAVSVASFECVASLGSDTGGSVRNPASFCSTVGYKPTYGLISRFGLISYANSIEQIGPLTRTVKDTAFILNMISGVDPNDNTTIDNFNQDYLSEIDSGIEGKKIGIIKEMISEGIDSEVLSATKEAIKKLESLGATCEEISLDMVQYSVAAYYTITATEAGSNLARYDNLRYGYDFPVEGYEFNSYISKARRHFGPEVIRRMIVGGFVPSSGQAGKYFLKALKVKSKLTREINDAFKKFDLLISPTVPILPFKIGEKINDPVSLFLVDINTVAANLTGKPAISIPFTFSNGLPIGIQLMADSNNDKMLLQAAYALESTVTLPEVSL